The Metabacillus schmidteae nucleotide sequence AAACTTCTTTCTCACTCTATCCCCCCTCTCTTTTCATCAGTTGTCTCTGTTACAATTGCTTATTGATTTTTGCGCATGCTTTTTCAATACTAAAAATCTGTCACAACTATCAATAGCTTACCAGGATAATTGTAATACGAATAGGAAAGCAAATAGTTTCATTTTATTTTATGTATACGTTTCCTTTTTAATTTAGTCATTTCTTATTTTATTATCCTTTTAAATCACGGTGTTCTTTTTGTAAAGTAAAAACACCTTGCTTTTGCAAGGTGTTTTTCTCATTTATGATAGCTGTTGTTGCACAAGCTTATTGACAAGACTTCCGTCTGCTTTACCTTTAACTTTGGGCATAAGTGCTCCCATTACTTTCCCCATATCGGCTTTAGAAGTAGCATTCACTTCTGAAATTGTTTGTTTAACAATTTCAGATACTTCTTCCTCGGAAAGCTGCTCAGGCATATAATCGACCAGTATATCGATTTCTGCTTGTGTTTTTTCAGCCAAGTCCAAACGATCAGCATTTTTAAATTCCTGGAGGGAGTCTTTGCGTTGTTTAAGTTCGCGAGAAAGAACCGTCAATTCTTCTTCAGCAGACAATTCAGTATTGCCAAGCTTTATTGCTTCATTTTGTAAAGCAGCCTTGACCATACGAATGACAACTAACTTTTCTTTTTCTTTGTTTTTCATCGCTTGTTTCATATCTTGATTCAATTGATCAAGAAGACTCATACGTACACCCTCTTTTAGAATTTGCGCTTTCTAGCTGCTTCAGACTTTTTCTTACGCTTTACGCTAGGCTTTTCATAGAATTCGCGCTTTCTTGCTTCTTGTATTGTACCACTTTTTGATACAGTACGTTTGAAACGACGAAGAGCATCCTCAAGCGACTCGTTTTTACGAACGACCGTTTTTGACATTCTCTTTCCCTCCCTCCGAATACAACCAATCGACATCTTGTAAATAAAACATGCCTATAGATAAACATGTACTTTGACATTATAATATAATGAATAATACAGGTCAACTCATATCCTAAAAAGATATAAGTTTCTTCTTAAATTTGAAAACTTAAGATTATATTATGCTGATTTGTATTGTTTGATTGTACAAAGTAACTAATTGAGTATTAATGGAGACCCTAATAATCTGAGGTGGATACTTCTCCTTTAACAATGGCAACTCCAGAGCTTGCACCTATTCGTGTTGCACCTGCTTTAATCAAAGCTTCAGCCCCTTCTGTATCTCTTACACCACCTGAAGCTTTGACACCAATTATAGGACCTACGGTTTTTCTCATTAGCTCGATATCCTCAACTGTTGCACCTCCAGTTGAAAATCCTGTAGAAGTTTTGACAAAGTCAGCCCCAGCTTTTACTGAAAGTTCACAAGCTCTAACTTTTTCTTCCTCAGTTAGTAAGCTAGTTTCAATAATCACCTTCGTTAATGCCTTACCTTTTGCAGCATCAACGACTGCTTTTATGTCTCTTAGTATAAGATCGTCGTTTTTATCCTTTAATGCTCCAATATTAATAACCATATCTACTTCTGTTGCACCTTTTTCAATGGCATCCTTTGTTTCAAACGCTTTTGTTTCAGGGGTGTTTGCTCCCAATGGAAAACCTATAACCGTACAAACCTTTACTTCCGAACCTTTTAATAACTGAGCAGCTGTTTCAACCCATGTTGGATTTACACAAACGGATGCAAATTGATATTCTATTGCTTCCTGACACAACTTCTCAACAACTTCTTTTGTTGTATCTGCTTTCAAAGCAGTATGGTCAATCATATTCGCTATTTTAGACATTATGTATCGTCTCCTTATTAATAGTTGTCCGACCTCTTACATCTTATCATTTCTTTAATTTAAAAACGAGTACAAAGTTAATTTATACTAAATTTATTCTTTTTATCACGCTTTAAAAGTTTAGAGAAACTTGGCTAGTCGCCAAGCCCTTATGGCGAAAGCCTTAGTTTTTCTTATACTATCTTCAATAAAATTTATATATTCTCTGATAGTACAAAAAGAGTTAGCACGTTTTATGCTAACCCTTTTCGTATTATGACGATAGTCGAACTTTTTCAGTTGGTTTGTTCAAATCTTCCATTACTTTAACAAACTGACCCTCATTATATGGGTAGCCTGCCTTTGTAATTTTCACTTTCACAATTTTTCCAACCATGTCTTCATTTGCTGGTAATACAACCTTTAAATAGTTATCTGTATAACCTACGTATAAATCTTCGTTAGATTCTTCTTTAAATCTTTCTTCTGGAATAATCTCTAAAACTTCATCTTCAAATTGAGATGCATATTCCTTAGCAAGCTGATTGGAAAGCTCAATTAAACGATGAACACGGTTGTTCTTTACTTCTTCGTCTATTTGATCTTCCATACGTGCTGCAGGAGTTCCTGTACGTTTGGAATAAGGAAATACATGAAGCTCTGAAAACTTATATTTTTTTATAAAATTATATGTTTCCATAAATTCTTCTTCTGTTTCACCAGGGAATCCAACAATAACATCAGATGTTATAGCTAAGCCTGGCAATGCCTCTTTTAAACGGTCTAAACGTTCCGCAAAAAACTCCATTGTGTATTTTCTGCGCATCCGCTTTAATACAGTGTCAGATCCAGATTGAATTGGAATATGCAAATGTCGCACAACTTTGTCTGACTTCTTTAGAACTTCAATAACTTCATCTGAAATTTGACTTGCTTCAATAGAAGAAATACGAATACGTTTTAACCCTTCCACCTGTTCATCTAAATCTCTTAATAGCATGGCAAGATTATAATCTTTCAAATCTTCACCATAACCACCAGTGTGGATTCCTGTTAGTACGATTTCTTTATAACCGGCATCCACCAGCTGTTGAGCTTGAGCAACAACTTCTTTTGGATCACGTGAACGCATTAAACCACGAGCCCATGGAATAATACAGAATGTACAAAAGTTATTACAACCCTCTTGGATCTTTAATGAAGCTCTCGTACGATCAGTAAAAGATGGAACATCTAATTCTTCATACACACGTGTTTTCATGATATTTCTAACACCGTTAATTGGTTGTCTTTCTTTTTTAAATTGTTCGATGTACTCAAGCATTTTGACACGATCCTGAGTTCCTACAACAATATCCACACCCGGAATCGCCATAATTTCAGCTGGTGATGTCTGTGCATAACAGCCTGTTACACAAATCACTCCATCCGGATTTTTTCGGATCGCACGACGAATGACTTGTCTACTCTTTTTATCACCGGTATTTGTTACTGTACACGTATTAATGACATATACATCTGCAACACGTTCGTATTCTGTACGCTCATAGCCAGCCTCTTTAAATAGCTGCCAAATGGCCTCTGTTTCATAATGATTTACCTTACAACCCAATGTATGAAATGCAACTGTAGGCATTATTCATCACCTCGATAATTCGAAATAATAGGAAACAGCAGATAATAAATATAATGGTGCTGTTTCCGTTCTTAAAATTCTTGGTCCAAAACTACATATATAAAAACCGGCTTCCTCTAATCTTTCAATTTCCTTTTCGGTTAGGCCACCCTCAGGGCCAAATACAGCAAGAAGTGAGTAGCCTTCTTCTAAATTTTCAAAAGCTCTAGTTAGATTTTTCTTTTCACCTTGTTTTGCTGACTCTTCATAAGCTACAACCTTCACATCATAGTCTTTTGCTAATTCCAGTATATGTTGAAATTCACATGGCTCTAATACATCCGGGATTTTATTGCGGTATGATTGCTCTGAAGCTTCCTTTGCAATCTTGTTCCAGCGTTCAAGCTTTTTCCCGATTTTCTTTGATTCAAGCTTCACAATTGAACGAGCAGCATTAAAAGGGATAAATGAAGAAGCACCTAATTCGGTGCCTTTTTGAATAATCCATTCAAGCTTATCCCCTTTAGGCAACCCGCTCGCAATGGATATAGATACAGGTAATTCACGGTTCACTGTCATCCATTCTAATACAAAACATTGAACATGGTCATTGGTAAATTCACCAATTTCACAAAGTGCTTCAAAACCATCCTGTGTACAGCAAATAATCTTACCTCCTGGTTGCATGCGTAACACACGTGAAATATGATGCACATCATCACCAGTTACATTAATTTTTGTCTCTATATCAGCCTTCACTTCATTCACAAAGTATCGTTGCAAAAGAAACGCCTTCTTTCCTTACTTCTTCTTCGCTATAAACGCAACCCAATCTTCCATTACCATTGTTTCTTCAATGACAAAGCCGGCATTCATTAGAGCATCTTTTACTTCCTGTTTTTTATTTTGAATAATTCCGGACGTGATAAAAGTTCCGTTTTCTTTCAATACTTCATAAGCTTTGTCAATAAAACGGACAATTATTTCAGCTAATATATTTGACACAATTAAGTCAACCGGACCTTCAACACCATCTAATAAGTTCTTTTGTGAAACATTTACAACGTTTTGAACCTTATTTAGCTTCACATTTAGCTTTGCACTCTCTACAGCAACCTGATCTAAATCATAGGCTTCAATATGTTTAGCACCTAGCAATCCAGCAGCAATACTTAACACACCTGATCCTGTGCCAACATCAATAATCGTATCTTCATTTTGAACTGTACGTTCCAGCGCTTGAATACATAGAACTGTTGTCGGGTGTGTCCCGGTTCCAAATGCCATGCCTGGATCCAGTTCGATAATTAATTCATCTGAGCTAACTGGTTCATAAATTTCCCATGTCGGAACAATTGTAAATTTCTCGGAAATTTTTACAGGATGGTAATATTTTTTCCACGCTGTCGCCCATTCTTCCTCGTTTACTTCACTAATTGTAATATGGTTTCTTCCCAAATCAATATCATATAACAATAGATTGTTAATTCCGGCTTTTATGGCATCAACTGTTTCACCAAGAAAACTATTAACGGGTAAATAGGCTTTTACTACAACGCCTTCCTCTGGATAATCGGTTGGATCTAGTTGGTAGATTTCTCCTAGGGCTGTACTCCGTTCTTTCATTAAATCTGCAAGATCCTCGATGACTACACCACTCGCACCAGCCTCATGCAGGATATTTGAAATAGGCTCTACTGCTTCTTGTGTTGTATGAACACTTAATTCTGACCACTTCATATCTACCAACTCCAATCCTAAACCATTAAAAAATTTCGTTTATTATATTAGTCACCTTTAAAGGCTCTTTTTACCTTATCAAAAAAACTTTCTTCATGTTCGTCAGGCTTCGTACCGCTAATGTCAGCAAATTCTCTTAAAAGATCTTTTTGCTTTTCAGTTAAGTTTGTCGGTGTTAAAACACGTAAAATAACGTACTGATCTCCTTGACCATAACCTCTTACATTTGGCACACCTTTACCAGACAAACGGAATTTCTTACCAGTCTGTGTACCAGCAGGAACTTTTAGCTTTACTTTTCCATGCAATGTTGGCACTTGAATTTCATCCCCAAGTGCTGCTTGAGCAAAGGTTAATGGCATTTCACAATAGATATCGTCGCCATCTCTTTCAAAGAATTCATGTTCTCTTACGTGGAACACGACATAAAGGTCACCTGGAGGTCCACCATTTACTCCTGGCTCGCCTTGGGCAGAAACACGTAATTGCTGACCATCATCTACACCAGCAGGAATTTTCACAGAAATTTTCTTCCGTTTTTTCACCTTACCAGTTCCACGACAGGTTCCACATTTATGTTTAATCATTTTCCCTGTACCTTCACAGTGATGACAAACACGGCGATTAACAATACGACCAAATGGTGTATTTTGTTCAACGCTTTGTTGCCCACTTCCACCACAATGTGTACAAGTTTCGGGCTGTGTTCCCTTTTGCGCACCTGATCCATCACATGTATCACACGTTTCTTCTCTAGGAATTTCAATTGTTGTTTCTTTGCCGAATACCGCTTCTTCAAAATCCAATGTCATCGTATATTGTAAGTCTGCACCCTGTCTTGGTGCATTAGGGTCTCTTCTGCGAGTTCCGCCACCAAAGATTGAGCTGAAAATATCTTCAAATCCAAAGCCGTCGCCGCCAAATCCGGCACCGCCACCGAAACCTTGGTTCGGATCAGTATGACCGAATTGATCATAATGAGCTTTCTTTTGATCATCGCTTAATGTTTCATAAGCTTCCGTAATTTCTTTGAATTTTGCATCAGCATCAGCTTCTTTGTTAATGTCCGGATGATATTTTTTTGATAGCTTTCGATAAGCCTTTTTAATCTCATCCTTACTCGCGTTCTTACTTAACCCGAGGACTTCATAGTAATCACGCTTGCTCATAATTTCTCACTCCCGATTTTCTCACATAAGGTAAATTGTATCACTCAAAAGAGATGAAAAGCAACATAATTATCTATCCATATAGCGCTCTTCATATTATTAGAAAAACTTGGCTTGTCGCAAGATTAATGGAGAAAGATTCAGTTTTCCTATTACTCTCTGATAGTGCAAAAAAAGCCAAAGTCAAGACCCACCCTGACTTTGACTTTTCACCTTAGATTGACTTATTTTTTGTCGTCATCATTTACTTCTTCAAATTCTGCATCAACAACATCGTCAGCCTTGTTTCCTGCATCAGTACCTTGTTGCGCACCAGCTGCTTGTTGAGCTTGCTCATATAGTTTCACTGAAAGCTCCTGTACGATTGTTTGAAGAGCTTCTTTTTTCGCTTTAATTTCTTCTAAGTTATTACTTTCGATCGCAGATTTTAAAGCATCCTTTGCCTCATTCGCTTTTGCTACTTCAGCTTCGTCTACTTTTCCTTCAAGATCTTTTAATGTTTTCTCTGTTTGGAAGACTAATTGATCTGCTTCATTGCGAAGTTCAACTTCTTCTTTACGCGCTTTATCAGCATCAGCATTTTCTTCCGCTTCTTTTACCATACGTTCGATTTCATCATCTGATAAACCAGTGTTTGATTTAATCGTAATCGCTTGTTCTTTGTTTGTTCCTAAGTCTTTAGCACGAACATTTACGATACCATTTTTATCAATATCAAATGATACTTCGATTTGTGGTACACCGCGTGGTGCCGGTGGAATATCTGTTAATTGGAAGCGACCTAATGTTTTGTTGTCAGCTGCCATTGGACGTTCACCTTGCAGGACATGAATATCAACTGCTGTTTGATTATCAGCTGCAGTTGAGAACACTTGTGATTTACTTGTCGGAATTGTAGTATTACGCTCAATAAGCTTTGTAAATACTCCACCCATTGTTTCAATACCAAGTGAAAGTGGTGTTACGTCAAGTAATACAACATCTTTAACGTCTCCAGTAATTACCCCACCTTGGATAGATGCACCAAGTGCAACAACTTCATCAGGATTTACACCTTTATGCGGCTCTTTTCCTAATGCTTTTTTAATCGCTTCTTGTACAGCAGGAATACGAGTAGATCCACCAACAAGAATTACTTTATCGATTTCATTAGCTGAAAGATCTGCATCACTAAGTGCTTGACGAACAGGTCCCATAGTTCTCTCTACTAAATCAGATGATAGTTCATCAAATTTTGCACGAGAAAGGCTTACTTCCAAGTGAAGTGGACCAGCTTCTCCAGCCGTAATAAATGGTAATGATATTTGAGTTGATGTTACACCTGAAAGATCTTTTTTCGCTTTTTCAGCTGCATCTTTTAGACGTTGCAGGGCCATTTTATCTTTAGAAAGATCAATGCCGTTTTCTTTTTTAAATTCAGCAACTAAATAGTCAATAATTACTTGGTCAAAGTCATCTCCACCAAGACGATTATCACCGGCAGTAGAACGTACTTCGAACACACCATCACCAAGCTCAAGTACTGATACGTCAAACGTACCGCCACCTAAGTCATAAACCAGGATTGTTTGGTCTTCGTCTGTTTTATCTAATCCATACGCTAAAGCCGCAGCAGTAGGTTCGTTGATAATACGTTCAACTTCTAAACCGGCAATTTTACCAGCATCCTTTGTTGCTTGACGCTCAGCATCATTGAAGTAAGCCGGAACAGTGATAACTGCTTTTGTTACTGGCTCACCTAAATATTCTTCTGCATAAGATTTTAAATGCTGAAGAATGATAGCTGAAAGTTCTTGAGGTGTATAGTTTTTACCTTCAACCTCTACTTTATGGTCAGTACCCATATGACGTTTAATAGAAATGATTGTATTCGGGTTAGTGATTGCCTGACGCTTTGCAACCTCACCAACTTGACGTTCACCGTTTTTGAAAGCAACTACAGAAGGAGTAGTACGGTTACCCTCTGGATTTGGAATCACTTTCGGTTCTCCGCCTTCTAAAACTGCGACACATGAGTTTGTTGTACCTAAGTCGATACCGATAATTTTACTCATTTAATAGAACCTCCTAATATGTAAGTGTTATTATTGATTTACTTTTACCATTGCAGGTCGAATAACTCGATCCTTTAGTTTATAGCCTTTTTGTAGTTCTTCAACTACAGTGTTCGATTCAAAATTTTCATCCTCAACTTGCATAACTGCTTGATGTAAATGTGGATCAAATGTTTCACCAACTGATTTAATTGTTTCTACACCTTCATTTTGAAGGGCTTGAACCAGCTGATTGTATACCATATTCATACCTTGTAATAACGATTTTGTTTGTTCATTATTAGCTTCTATTTGTAACGCTCTTTCAAAGTTATCAAGAGCAGGTAAAATGTCAGAAACAATATTTTGAGCACGGTACTTTTGAGCAGCTTCCTGATCTAAGCGTGTGCGGCGTCTAAAGTTGTCGAAGTCAGCTTGTGTTCGAAGCATTTTATTCTCTGTTTCGACAAGCTTTGCTTGTAACTCAGCCATTTTTTCAGCAGACTCATCACCAGCATTATCAGCTTCTTCAACAGTAATATCTTCTGCATCGACCAGTTCAACTTCAACTTCTTCAGTGTCTTGTGTATTTACTGTTTCTTCTTGTTCTGCAACGTTTTTTTCATTTGACACGATGTTTCACCTCCCTTAAAGAAATCATCATATCTTCTAGTTTAATATGCATAGGAATCGGATGGAATAGTGCATATTCCATCCATTTAACAATATAACCAAGCTTATCTTTCATGATACAAATCGGTGAGAGTTTTTGAAAGGTCACGGGTCATTCTTGTTAATAAGCTGACGACTCGTGAATACTCCATTCTAGTTGGACCTAATACGGCAATTGTACCAAATTGATTTTCTCCCAGAGAATATGTCGCTGTTATTAAGCTGCAGTTTTCCATTGCTGAATTGTCATTCTCTTTACCTATTTTAATCGTTATACCTGTGTTGTTACTTTTCAATAGACCATATAGTTCTTTTTCATGCTCAATCATCGTTAGTAACGACCTGATCCTGCCTATGTCAGAAAACTCCGGTTGGCTCAGCATATTCGTCTTACCGCCAAAGTAGATCTTTTCTGCTGAATCTACCTTTAACGAACCAGCCATGATCTTTAATAGCATATCATAGTTTTCAATATGATCTTTAAGAACCATAACAACTTCTTTGAAGATTTTATTCTGAAGCTCAACTATAGGAACCCCGACTAATCTTTCGTTTAAAATATTAACCATTTTTTCAATATCACTCGGATTAAGTGATCCCGGGAATGAAATCGTTCGATTTTCAACATGCCCCGTATTTGTCACTATGATAGCTACAGCCGTGTCATGATTGATTGGGACTATTTGTAATCTTTTTAAACGATTTTCATTCACTTTGGGTCCGAGTACAATTGATGTATAATTTGTCAATTCCGACAAAATTTGTGCTGATTTTTGAACAACCTTTTCCAGTTCAAATATTTTCTCAGCATAAATAGATTTTATTTGTGAAACTTCTGTTTTCGTTAGTCTCTGTGGAGATAATAAATGGTCCACATAATAGCGATAACCCTTCTCAGAAGGAACACGTCCAGAAGAACTATGAGTTTTTTCAATAAAACCCAGATCCTCTAAGTCAGCCATATCGTTCCTAATAGTAGCCGAGCTAAACGTAATATCGTCTTTTTTCGCTAATGATCGAGAACCTACAGGCTGAGCTGAATGAATAAAATCATCAATTATTACTTGAAGGATTAACAATTGGCGATCTGTAAGCATTATTCATCACCTCTGTTAGCACTCTTTGAGTGCGAGTGCTAAATATATATAAAAAGTTATCAAAACCAAAATAAATTGTCAATTATTAAATACAGGAATAAAGATGAATTTTTAACCAACATTATGAAATTAAAAACTCTTGAAATACTTCATTACCTAATAATTTTCCTTTTTGAGTTAAGAAAACAGCATGTTCAGTATCAATTAAAAACCCTTTATTCACTAATTGTTTTATCTGTTCTCCAAACTTTAGCTCTATTGATATGTTAAACTTCTCAAAAAATCTCTCTTTTTGGACACCTTCTACTTTGCGGAGTCCTAAAAACATTTCCTCTTCCATTGCCTCTTCGATGTTCACTTGATGTTGAGACTGATAAGCATGACCGGAATTTTGCACATTTTCGATATATTTCTTAATTGGTCCGATATTTGATGTTCTAACGCCATCTATATAGCCATGTGCTCCAGCTCCAAACCCATAATAGTAATCATTATTCCAATAAGTAATATTGTGGTTACTTTCATATCCCGGTATTGAATAATTACTAATTTCATATTGTTTAAACCCGTGCTTCTCCATTTCTTTCATTGCCAGCTCATACATATTAGCTTCTTGCTCTTGCGGTGGCAAAGATAATCTCCCCTTTTGCATGAGATTATAAAAAACAGTTTTAGGTTCAACGATCAAGGAATAAGCTGAAAAATGCTTAATATTTAAGGTGAAAGCTGTTTCTAGGGTCTTTTTAAACTGTTCTATTGTTTGACCAGGGAGTGCATACATGAGATCTAAGCTTATATTGTCAAAACCTGCTTGT carries:
- a CDS encoding GatB/YqeY domain-containing protein, which encodes MSLLDQLNQDMKQAMKNKEKEKLVVIRMVKAALQNEAIKLGNTELSAEEELTVLSRELKQRKDSLQEFKNADRLDLAEKTQAEIDILVDYMPEQLSEEEVSEIVKQTISEVNATSKADMGKVMGALMPKVKGKADGSLVNKLVQQQLS
- the hrcA gene encoding heat-inducible transcriptional repressor HrcA; the protein is MLTDRQLLILQVIIDDFIHSAQPVGSRSLAKKDDITFSSATIRNDMADLEDLGFIEKTHSSSGRVPSEKGYRYYVDHLLSPQRLTKTEVSQIKSIYAEKIFELEKVVQKSAQILSELTNYTSIVLGPKVNENRLKRLQIVPINHDTAVAIIVTNTGHVENRTISFPGSLNPSDIEKMVNILNERLVGVPIVELQNKIFKEVVMVLKDHIENYDMLLKIMAGSLKVDSAEKIYFGGKTNMLSQPEFSDIGRIRSLLTMIEHEKELYGLLKSNNTGITIKIGKENDNSAMENCSLITATYSLGENQFGTIAVLGPTRMEYSRVVSLLTRMTRDLSKTLTDLYHER
- the mtaB gene encoding tRNA (N(6)-L-threonylcarbamoyladenosine(37)-C(2))-methylthiotransferase MtaB, whose protein sequence is MPTVAFHTLGCKVNHYETEAIWQLFKEAGYERTEYERVADVYVINTCTVTNTGDKKSRQVIRRAIRKNPDGVICVTGCYAQTSPAEIMAIPGVDIVVGTQDRVKMLEYIEQFKKERQPINGVRNIMKTRVYEELDVPSFTDRTRASLKIQEGCNNFCTFCIIPWARGLMRSRDPKEVVAQAQQLVDAGYKEIVLTGIHTGGYGEDLKDYNLAMLLRDLDEQVEGLKRIRISSIEASQISDEVIEVLKKSDKVVRHLHIPIQSGSDTVLKRMRRKYTMEFFAERLDRLKEALPGLAITSDVIVGFPGETEEEFMETYNFIKKYKFSELHVFPYSKRTGTPAARMEDQIDEEVKNNRVHRLIELSNQLAKEYASQFEDEVLEIIPEERFKEESNEDLYVGYTDNYLKVVLPANEDMVGKIVKVKITKAGYPYNEGQFVKVMEDLNKPTEKVRLSS
- the dnaJ gene encoding molecular chaperone DnaJ — protein: MSKRDYYEVLGLSKNASKDEIKKAYRKLSKKYHPDINKEADADAKFKEITEAYETLSDDQKKAHYDQFGHTDPNQGFGGGAGFGGDGFGFEDIFSSIFGGGTRRRDPNAPRQGADLQYTMTLDFEEAVFGKETTIEIPREETCDTCDGSGAQKGTQPETCTHCGGSGQQSVEQNTPFGRIVNRRVCHHCEGTGKMIKHKCGTCRGTGKVKKRKKISVKIPAGVDDGQQLRVSAQGEPGVNGGPPGDLYVVFHVREHEFFERDGDDIYCEMPLTFAQAALGDEIQVPTLHGKVKLKVPAGTQTGKKFRLSGKGVPNVRGYGQGDQYVILRVLTPTNLTEKQKDLLREFADISGTKPDEHEESFFDKVKRAFKGD
- the deoC gene encoding deoxyribose-phosphate aldolase is translated as MSKIANMIDHTALKADTTKEVVEKLCQEAIEYQFASVCVNPTWVETAAQLLKGSEVKVCTVIGFPLGANTPETKAFETKDAIEKGATEVDMVINIGALKDKNDDLILRDIKAVVDAAKGKALTKVIIETSLLTEEEKVRACELSVKAGADFVKTSTGFSTGGATVEDIELMRKTVGPIIGVKASGGVRDTEGAEALIKAGATRIGASSGVAIVKGEVSTSDY
- a CDS encoding 16S rRNA (uracil(1498)-N(3))-methyltransferase; translation: MQRYFVNEVKADIETKINVTGDDVHHISRVLRMQPGGKIICCTQDGFEALCEIGEFTNDHVQCFVLEWMTVNRELPVSISIASGLPKGDKLEWIIQKGTELGASSFIPFNAARSIVKLESKKIGKKLERWNKIAKEASEQSYRNKIPDVLEPCEFQHILELAKDYDVKVVAYEESAKQGEKKNLTRAFENLEEGYSLLAVFGPEGGLTEKEIERLEEAGFYICSFGPRILRTETAPLYLLSAVSYYFELSR
- the hemW gene encoding radical SAM family heme chaperone HemW; this encodes MQSAYIHIPFCHHICHYCDFNKVFFKHQPVDEYIEMLIKEMHHSNKITQDNPLKTIFIGGGTPTALSAKQLDRLLEGITKELLPDNQLVEFAVEANPGELTQDKLSVLKNAGVNRLSIGVQSFDDELLKKIGRVHRTEDVFRTVHQAEQAGFDNISLDLMYALPGQTIEQFKKTLETAFTLNIKHFSAYSLIVEPKTVFYNLMQKGRLSLPPQEQEANMYELAMKEMEKHGFKQYEISNYSIPGYESNHNITYWNNDYYYGFGAGAHGYIDGVRTSNIGPIKKYIENVQNSGHAYQSQHQVNIEEAMEEEMFLGLRKVEGVQKERFFEKFNISIELKFGEQIKQLVNKGFLIDTEHAVFLTQKGKLLGNEVFQEFLIS
- the dnaK gene encoding molecular chaperone DnaK, whose amino-acid sequence is MSKIIGIDLGTTNSCVAVLEGGEPKVIPNPEGNRTTPSVVAFKNGERQVGEVAKRQAITNPNTIISIKRHMGTDHKVEVEGKNYTPQELSAIILQHLKSYAEEYLGEPVTKAVITVPAYFNDAERQATKDAGKIAGLEVERIINEPTAAALAYGLDKTDEDQTILVYDLGGGTFDVSVLELGDGVFEVRSTAGDNRLGGDDFDQVIIDYLVAEFKKENGIDLSKDKMALQRLKDAAEKAKKDLSGVTSTQISLPFITAGEAGPLHLEVSLSRAKFDELSSDLVERTMGPVRQALSDADLSANEIDKVILVGGSTRIPAVQEAIKKALGKEPHKGVNPDEVVALGASIQGGVITGDVKDVVLLDVTPLSLGIETMGGVFTKLIERNTTIPTSKSQVFSTAADNQTAVDIHVLQGERPMAADNKTLGRFQLTDIPPAPRGVPQIEVSFDIDKNGIVNVRAKDLGTNKEQAITIKSNTGLSDDEIERMVKEAEENADADKARKEEVELRNEADQLVFQTEKTLKDLEGKVDEAEVAKANEAKDALKSAIESNNLEEIKAKKEALQTIVQELSVKLYEQAQQAAGAQQGTDAGNKADDVVDAEFEEVNDDDKK
- the grpE gene encoding nucleotide exchange factor GrpE translates to MSNEKNVAEQEETVNTQDTEEVEVELVDAEDITVEEADNAGDESAEKMAELQAKLVETENKMLRTQADFDNFRRRTRLDQEAAQKYRAQNIVSDILPALDNFERALQIEANNEQTKSLLQGMNMVYNQLVQALQNEGVETIKSVGETFDPHLHQAVMQVEDENFESNTVVEELQKGYKLKDRVIRPAMVKVNQ
- the rpsU gene encoding 30S ribosomal protein S21, translating into MSKTVVRKNESLEDALRRFKRTVSKSGTIQEARKREFYEKPSVKRKKKSEAARKRKF
- the prmA gene encoding 50S ribosomal protein L11 methyltransferase, with product MKWSELSVHTTQEAVEPISNILHEAGASGVVIEDLADLMKERSTALGEIYQLDPTDYPEEGVVVKAYLPVNSFLGETVDAIKAGINNLLLYDIDLGRNHITISEVNEEEWATAWKKYYHPVKISEKFTIVPTWEIYEPVSSDELIIELDPGMAFGTGTHPTTVLCIQALERTVQNEDTIIDVGTGSGVLSIAAGLLGAKHIEAYDLDQVAVESAKLNVKLNKVQNVVNVSQKNLLDGVEGPVDLIVSNILAEIIVRFIDKAYEVLKENGTFITSGIIQNKKQEVKDALMNAGFVIEETMVMEDWVAFIAKKK